The following are from one region of the Amedibacterium intestinale genome:
- a CDS encoding DUF349 domain-containing protein translates to MRNDVDEMFEVSDFDEDVKLREEILKEVRELQLSEDWNEDFKTVMDIQRKWRRIHYWESAYEDSLMEEFEQFVDGFFGKRNAEYKAHEDVKKALIERARKAAVSEDWNKASEDMKVLMDEWKACPSAGREKDDVLWEEFNSERQKFFDRKHAHWEDMQAKFEASQKGKQELIEKAASLKDSEEWKKTGEIFKELLDAWKAFGSAGKEEEQLWEQFNAYRQAFYDRRNAHYNTLREEFDAKYEEKQKLLEQARNIVETKEYTRENTQKMKDLGVEWKGVGSCGKDREDTIWQEFRSVMDAYFHGLKEWNEQKHANWRNRMLDIRNRKADLILKQKQQIKRMQADMVGLLGERAIADMEDAIADKEAFIQELEEEIADIDAKLENDK, encoded by the coding sequence ATGCGTAATGATGTAGATGAAATGTTTGAAGTAAGTGATTTTGATGAAGATGTAAAACTTCGTGAGGAAATCTTAAAAGAAGTAAGAGAGCTGCAGTTAAGTGAAGACTGGAATGAGGATTTTAAAACAGTAATGGATATCCAAAGAAAATGGAGAAGAATCCATTATTGGGAATCCGCTTATGAAGATTCTTTGATGGAAGAGTTTGAACAGTTTGTAGATGGTTTCTTTGGGAAAAGAAATGCAGAGTATAAAGCACATGAAGATGTTAAAAAAGCATTAATTGAAAGAGCTCGTAAAGCTGCTGTGTCTGAGGACTGGAATAAAGCAAGTGAGGATATGAAAGTATTGATGGATGAGTGGAAGGCATGTCCATCTGCGGGAAGAGAAAAAGACGATGTTTTATGGGAAGAATTCAATAGCGAAAGACAGAAATTCTTTGACCGCAAGCATGCGCATTGGGAAGATATGCAGGCGAAATTTGAAGCTTCTCAAAAAGGAAAACAGGAATTAATAGAAAAAGCAGCTTCTTTAAAAGATAGCGAAGAATGGAAAAAAACAGGAGAAATCTTTAAAGAGCTTTTGGATGCATGGAAAGCATTTGGAAGTGCTGGTAAAGAGGAAGAGCAGTTATGGGAACAGTTCAATGCTTATCGCCAGGCGTTCTATGATAGAAGAAATGCACATTATAACACTCTTCGTGAAGAATTTGATGCTAAATATGAAGAAAAGCAGAAATTGCTGGAACAGGCTCGCAATATTGTAGAAACAAAAGAATATACACGTGAGAATACACAGAAAATGAAGGATTTAGGTGTTGAATGGAAAGGTGTTGGATCATGTGGAAAAGATAGAGAAGATACTATCTGGCAGGAATTCCGTTCTGTAATGGATGCATATTTCCATGGATTAAAAGAATGGAATGAACAAAAGCATGCGAACTGGAGAAATCGTATGTTAGATATTCGTAATCGAAAAGCAGATCTAATTTTAAAACAGAAACAGCAAATCAAACGTATGCAGGCAGATATGGTTGGTCTTTTAGGAGAAAGAGCAATTGCCGATATGGAAGATGCGATTGCGGATAAAGAAGCTTTCATTCAGGAATTAGAAGAAGAAATTGCTGATATCGATGCAAAACTTGAAAATGACAAATAA
- a CDS encoding C39 family peptidase produces MKSIYYIMLVFLISISNFLSNQNVTEKALNSNFVLEEKMSQNELTKISGVPLIQQYPLLPNGCEAVSAAMILQYYGFDITAQEFVDEYLFMQPLYYENNILCGPDPSHAYAGNPYTVTDGLGCYALVIVQGLKDASDSTWNVEDISGTALSDLEVWLEKDIPVILWATLDMKDIEYYISLYSNGQYFEYPAQEHCLVLVGMDDTHCYFNDPLYEKEISYDRKQVEKCYESLHRQAVVMYHKVS; encoded by the coding sequence ATGAAATCAATCTATTATATTATGCTGGTGTTTTTGATTTCTATTAGTAATTTTTTATCTAATCAAAATGTGACGGAAAAAGCATTAAATAGTAATTTTGTATTAGAGGAAAAGATGTCGCAGAATGAATTAACAAAAATTTCTGGAGTTCCTTTGATCCAGCAGTATCCTCTTCTTCCTAATGGCTGTGAAGCAGTTAGTGCTGCTATGATCTTGCAATATTATGGCTTTGATATAACAGCACAGGAATTTGTTGATGAATATCTTTTTATGCAGCCTTTATATTATGAAAATAATATTTTATGTGGACCAGATCCATCACACGCATATGCAGGAAATCCTTATACAGTGACAGATGGTTTAGGTTGCTATGCACTTGTTATTGTACAAGGATTAAAAGATGCGAGTGATAGTACTTGGAACGTAGAAGATATAAGTGGAACAGCATTGAGTGATCTTGAAGTTTGGCTGGAAAAGGACATTCCTGTTATTTTGTGGGCTACATTGGATATGAAGGACATAGAATATTATATTTCTTTATATAGTAATGGACAATATTTCGAATATCCTGCACAGGAACATTGCCTGGTTTTGGTTGGAATGGATGATACACATTGTTATTTCAATGATCCCTTATATGAAAAAGAAATTTCTTACGATAGAAAACAAGTAGAGAAATGTTATGAATCTTTGCATAGACAAGCAGTTGTAATGTATCACAAGGTTTCCTAA
- a CDS encoding cyclophilin-like fold protein: MKKVIGSFMMFLLLVCGCSAQKETTPDKKESKKAEVKEEVKEKNEEMKPEEKTESNRIRLKVGDQEIYATLLDNPTADSLKAMLPVTMTFEDFNNTEKIAYPKTPFTLEGTKKGAAPAEGDILVYAPWGNLSIFYHEYNYTDDLLAIGHIDEGLDILTSQTEDFKVTIELSE, from the coding sequence ATGAAAAAGGTAATTGGCAGTTTTATGATGTTCTTGTTATTGGTGTGTGGATGTTCTGCTCAAAAGGAAACAACACCAGATAAAAAAGAATCTAAAAAAGCAGAGGTGAAAGAAGAAGTGAAAGAAAAAAATGAAGAAATGAAACCAGAAGAAAAGACAGAAAGCAATCGAATTCGTCTAAAAGTTGGAGATCAGGAAATATATGCAACATTACTTGATAATCCAACTGCAGATAGTTTAAAAGCTATGTTGCCTGTAACGATGACATTTGAAGACTTTAACAATACCGAAAAGATTGCATATCCAAAAACACCTTTTACATTAGAAGGAACAAAGAAGGGGGCTGCACCGGCAGAAGGAGATATCCTGGTATATGCACCATGGGGAAATTTGTCTATTTTTTATCATGAATATAATTATACAGATGATCTTTTGGCGATTGGACATATCGATGAAGGACTTGATATCTTAACATCACAAACAGAGGATTTTAAAGTTACAATAGAGCTTTCAGAATAA
- a CDS encoding DUF4405 domain-containing protein produces the protein MNRKVQLRLLIDFLMILCSLFVMGYQYTEVFLHEWLGVCFFVLFLLHNILNISWYKVIWKTKWTKTKILSVTINILLLIAFLTAVLSGILMSNYAFPFLNIHFAALTRKLHLTSTAWCFVFMSLHLGMHWESIFQMFKRKISKGKFADFLVTFSQTLGYMLVLYGVYVFFERKLWNELFLLVEFVFLNYQEFLFVYMIKQIAMMSLFTWIGLMLKKLVK, from the coding sequence ATGAATAGAAAAGTGCAGTTAAGATTGCTGATTGATTTTTTGATGATACTTTGCAGTTTGTTTGTGATGGGGTATCAATATACAGAAGTATTCCTGCATGAGTGGTTAGGTGTATGCTTTTTTGTGTTATTTCTTCTTCATAATATCTTAAATATTTCTTGGTATAAGGTAATCTGGAAAACGAAATGGACAAAAACAAAAATACTTTCTGTAACAATAAATATATTGTTGCTTATTGCATTTTTGACAGCAGTTTTAAGCGGGATATTAATGTCAAACTATGCCTTTCCATTTTTGAACATACATTTCGCAGCTCTCACAAGAAAACTGCATTTAACATCGACGGCCTGGTGTTTTGTGTTTATGAGTTTGCATCTTGGAATGCATTGGGAAAGTATATTTCAAATGTTTAAAAGAAAGATTTCGAAAGGTAAGTTTGCAGATTTCTTGGTGACGTTTTCTCAGACATTAGGGTATATGCTTGTTTTGTATGGGGTATATGTGTTTTTTGAAAGAAAACTATGGAATGAACTGTTCTTACTGGTTGAATTTGTCTTTTTGAACTATCAGGAATTCCTATTTGTATATATGATCAAGCAGATTGCAATGATGAGTTTATTTACCTGGATTGGTTTAATGTTAAAAAAATTAGTGAAATAA
- a CDS encoding flavodoxin: MKQKIIIIAFFVSILTILYVYYSKNSAIADRQLPIDKTEKEIVQSKTGNLAGMNGKVLIAYFSWADNTVFNQNMDVLSSASSTIPGNTAVMAQLINSQIGGELYPIKVKEAYPYDYDKCLDRAANEKIDRVRPELLNTINNFDDYDIIFLGFPNWCYTAPMAVFSFIEQYDFSNKTVIPFCSHGTGGVAGSVKDIIADLPSTTEVLPAIDINRDDMGNAETVISAWLDSIGFQNKESSSGKNS, encoded by the coding sequence ATGAAACAAAAAATTATAATAATTGCTTTCTTTGTGTCTATTCTAACAATACTTTATGTTTATTACAGTAAAAATAGTGCTATAGCAGATCGTCAATTACCGATAGATAAAACTGAAAAAGAAATTGTTCAATCAAAGACAGGGAATCTTGCAGGTATGAATGGCAAGGTATTAATTGCCTATTTTTCATGGGCAGATAACACTGTTTTTAATCAAAACATGGATGTATTATCTTCAGCAAGTTCTACAATTCCAGGAAACACAGCAGTGATGGCACAGTTAATAAATTCACAAATAGGAGGAGAACTATATCCAATCAAGGTTAAAGAAGCGTATCCGTATGATTATGATAAATGTCTTGATCGTGCTGCAAATGAAAAAATAGATAGAGTACGTCCGGAATTACTAAATACAATTAATAATTTCGATGATTACGATATAATTTTTCTTGGCTTTCCAAATTGGTGTTATACAGCTCCAATGGCAGTATTCTCTTTCATCGAACAATATGACTTTAGTAACAAAACAGTGATTCCATTTTGTTCTCATGGAACAGGAGGAGTGGCAGGCAGTGTAAAAGACATTATTGCTGATCTTCCTTCAACAACAGAAGTATTACCTGCTATTGACATTAATCGAGATGATATGGGCAATGCTGAAACTGTAATCAGTGCATGGCTTGATTCTATCGGATTTCAAAATAAAGAAAGTTCCAGTGGCAAAAATTCCTGA
- a CDS encoding cyclophilin-like fold protein, with translation MLEALAIEAKDIKDSSTVIENWLNSIGMLSKKTDEGETEIAIQIGNITLDGVLYNTALANEIKQYFPFTISMTKYAGREFYGGVDFYPESLEGGQKTFENGDITYCEDHHNMAIFYAQTDNPNLSVNVIPIGKVISDLSVFENLDNREEITFSLKHK, from the coding sequence ATGCTTGAAGCTTTGGCAATTGAAGCAAAGGATATTAAAGATTCCTCCACTGTTATAGAAAATTGGTTAAACTCTATTGGTATGCTTTCAAAAAAAACAGATGAGGGTGAAACAGAAATTGCGATTCAAATAGGTAATATTACTCTTGATGGAGTGCTTTATAATACTGCATTGGCTAATGAAATCAAGCAGTATTTCCCATTCACAATTTCTATGACAAAATATGCAGGCAGAGAATTTTATGGCGGAGTAGATTTCTATCCTGAAAGCCTGGAAGGCGGACAAAAAACTTTTGAGAATGGAGATATTACTTACTGTGAAGATCATCACAACATGGCAATTTTTTATGCACAGACAGATAATCCAAATCTTTCCGTTAATGTGATTCCTATTGGAAAAGTGATATCTGATTTATCTGTTTTTGAAAATCTTGATAACAGAGAAGAAATTACGTTTTCCTTGAAACATAAATAA
- a CDS encoding flavodoxin, with amino-acid sequence MKKFLLSALIISMICTLASCTKDNSNRKSENYADSSQEKTAGLPIEKNRILIAYFSRYGNTDYPDDVDASTSASVVIDKERYGTTEYMARMIQKTVGGELFPIRTVTPYTDDFDELRDVNHNEMENNKLPELQKSNLDISNYDTIFIGYPVWATDVPQAVVSF; translated from the coding sequence ATGAAGAAATTTTTATTATCAGCTTTAATAATCAGTATGATATGTACATTGGCTTCCTGTACAAAGGATAATAGTAATCGTAAAAGTGAAAACTATGCAGATAGTTCCCAAGAAAAAACAGCCGGACTTCCTATTGAAAAAAATCGCATTTTAATTGCTTATTTTTCAAGGTATGGCAATACGGATTATCCAGATGATGTGGATGCATCTACTTCGGCTAGTGTTGTAATTGATAAAGAACGTTATGGAACAACTGAGTATATGGCACGTATGATCCAGAAAACAGTTGGAGGAGAACTGTTTCCTATTCGAACTGTAACACCATATACAGATGATTTTGATGAACTTAGAGATGTTAACCATAATGAAATGGAAAATAACAAGCTGCCAGAACTTCAGAAAAGTAACTTGGATATATCTAACTACGATACGATTTTTATTGGATATCCAGTATGGGCAACCGATGTACCACAGGCTGTGGTTTCATTTTAA
- a CDS encoding LysR family transcriptional regulator — MEIRVLKYFLTVVREESITKASEVLHITQPTLSRQLAQMEEELGVKLIDRGTRKIRLTNEGMLLRRRAEEIIQLVDKTEQELLGQNEQVEGKITIGCGEIAAVQILSDLIKSFTEKYPRVTFDFFTATADFVKEQMDKGLIDIGLLLEPIDIEKYEFVRLNTKERWVVLMPPSDPLAEKEHISAKELSKLPLILPRRLQVQSELASWFGDYYKNLHVVFTSNLNTNGAIMVEKGLAYSVVIDGMLSLWDQSKITYRPLYPVLTATSVFAWKRGKPFSLATTKFIEHAKCFLGMGNT, encoded by the coding sequence ATGGAAATACGAGTTTTAAAATATTTTCTGACAGTTGTAAGGGAAGAAAGTATCACAAAGGCATCCGAAGTTCTTCATATCACACAGCCGACATTAAGCCGTCAGTTAGCGCAGATGGAAGAAGAATTGGGTGTTAAGTTGATTGATCGTGGTACCAGAAAAATCAGATTAACAAACGAGGGTATGCTGCTACGTAGGCGTGCAGAAGAAATCATACAGCTTGTGGATAAAACAGAACAGGAACTTTTGGGACAAAATGAACAAGTTGAAGGTAAAATAACCATTGGTTGCGGAGAAATTGCAGCAGTTCAGATACTATCGGATTTGATTAAGTCTTTTACAGAAAAATATCCTCGTGTTACTTTTGATTTTTTCACAGCTACTGCAGATTTTGTCAAGGAACAGATGGATAAAGGACTTATTGATATAGGTCTTCTGCTAGAGCCGATTGATATTGAAAAATATGAGTTTGTTCGTTTAAATACAAAAGAACGCTGGGTCGTGTTGATGCCGCCGAGTGATCCTCTTGCTGAAAAAGAACATATTAGCGCAAAAGAATTATCGAAGCTGCCTTTGATATTGCCTCGTCGTTTACAGGTACAAAGTGAATTGGCAAGCTGGTTTGGAGATTATTACAAGAATCTTCATGTTGTATTCACAAGTAATTTAAATACAAATGGAGCAATTATGGTAGAAAAAGGATTGGCATATTCTGTTGTAATTGATGGCATGTTATCCTTATGGGATCAATCTAAAATTACATACCGACCTTTATATCCTGTACTTACGGCAACCAGTGTTTTTGCATGGAAAAGAGGGAAGCCATTTAGTTTGGCAACAACAAAATTTATAGAGCATGCAAAATGCTTTCTAGGTATGGGAAATACATAA
- a CDS encoding flavodoxin yields MLKKLCVFLIAGVMMVSLAACSSNNDEQSGQEKEAVVKQEEKKEETTAENQDSAKSLVVYFSYSGNTEKVAQLIAQGTNSDIFEIVPEKAYPEDYDECVDLASEEKAANVRPAIKNDVENIDQYDTIYVGYPCWWGTSPMVIFTFLESHDFSGKTIIPFTTHGGSGFGSSISDISNVVKGATVNEDGLSIQDSNVDNCEGIVSDWLESLK; encoded by the coding sequence ATGTTGAAAAAATTATGTGTGTTTTTAATTGCTGGTGTGATGATGGTTTCACTGGCAGCCTGTTCATCAAATAATGATGAACAAAGTGGGCAAGAAAAAGAAGCTGTGGTAAAACAAGAAGAAAAGAAAGAAGAAACAACGGCAGAAAATCAAGATTCCGCAAAATCTTTAGTTGTTTATTTTTCCTATAGTGGAAATACAGAAAAAGTAGCACAATTGATTGCGCAGGGAACAAACAGTGATATATTTGAAATTGTTCCAGAAAAAGCATATCCAGAGGATTATGATGAATGTGTAGATTTAGCTAGTGAGGAAAAAGCAGCAAATGTTCGACCTGCCATAAAAAACGATGTAGAAAATATTGATCAGTACGACACGATTTATGTGGGCTATCCTTGCTGGTGGGGAACATCCCCTATGGTTATCTTTACCTTCCTAGAAAGTCATGATTTCAGTGGAAAAACGATAATTCCATTTACTACGCATGGAGGAAGTGGCTTTGGAAGCAGTATTTCTGATATTTCCAATGTTGTCAAAGGGGCTACTGTTAATGAAGATGGTTTATCAATTCAGGATTCAAATGTAGATAACTGTGAAGGAATTGTTAGTGACTGGTTAGAATCATTAAAGTAA
- a CDS encoding flavodoxin — translation MYFSWGGNTEGIAEQIQEKTGADMFELTLVNPYSSDYNTVLDEAQRDMNANARPELKNYVEDISKYDAILIGYPNWWATIPMPVASFLEEYDLSNKRIVPFCSHGGGRLGQSVNDIRKLAPNSVIGEALSVHYSGDSGLSDDISQWLAQNHILEQ, via the coding sequence GTGTATTTTTCATGGGGAGGAAATACGGAAGGTATTGCAGAACAAATTCAGGAAAAAACAGGTGCAGATATGTTTGAACTTACATTGGTAAATCCTTATTCATCGGATTACAATACCGTTCTTGATGAAGCACAAAGAGATATGAATGCCAATGCCAGACCAGAATTAAAGAACTATGTGGAGGATATATCAAAATATGATGCGATTCTTATTGGATATCCAAACTGGTGGGCAACGATTCCGATGCCAGTTGCTTCGTTTTTAGAAGAATACGATTTGTCTAATAAACGAATTGTTCCATTCTGTTCGCATGGAGGCGGAAGATTGGGGCAAAGTGTAAATGATATTCGTAAGCTGGCACCAAATAGTGTAATTGGAGAAGCACTAAGCGTTCATTACTCTGGAGATAGTGGCTTATCCGATGATATTTCACAATGGTTAGCTCAAAATCATATTTTAGAACAGTAA
- a CDS encoding aldo/keto reductase: MMEMNRWIILLLIVWLHWLKKKNVTRTQIALAWPLHQPQVAAPIIGATKITHLEEAIQAFDVELTKEDLKFLEEEYTPHKVVGAL; this comes from the coding sequence ATGATGGAAATGAACAGGTGGATCATCTTATTGTTGATTGTGTGGCTGCACTGGCTAAAGAAAAAAAATGTAACTAGAACACAGATTGCCCTTGCATGGCCGCTTCATCAGCCACAGGTGGCAGCACCGATTATAGGGGCAACAAAAATAACACATCTAGAAGAAGCAATACAGGCTTTTGATGTGGAATTAACAAAGGAAGATTTAAAGTTCTTGGAAGAAGAATATACGCCTCATAAAGTTGTTGGTGCACTGTGA
- a CDS encoding aldo/keto reductase: MGLSRKHIFQAVEQSLKRLDTDYIDLLVIHRWDYDTPIEETMRALNDLVKSGKVLYIGASAMYAWQFQKAQNIAERNGRTKFISMQNHYNLLYREDEHELLPYCKDANIQLTPYSPLGCGQINKGLAGGYASL, encoded by the coding sequence ATGGGATTATCACGCAAACATATTTTTCAAGCTGTAGAACAGTCATTAAAGCGTTTGGATACAGATTATATTGATTTACTTGTTATTCACCGCTGGGATTATGATACCCCTATTGAAGAGACGATGAGGGCATTAAATGATTTGGTAAAGTCTGGTAAAGTTCTTTATATTGGTGCTTCTGCGATGTATGCGTGGCAATTTCAGAAAGCACAGAATATTGCGGAAAGAAATGGCAGGACAAAATTTATTTCTATGCAAAATCACTATAATCTTTTATATCGTGAAGATGAACATGAACTTCTTCCATACTGTAAAGATGCAAACATTCAGTTGACGCCTTATTCACCCCTTGGCTGCGGGCAGATTAACAAGGGATTGGCAGGGGGATACGCTTCGCTTTAA
- a CDS encoding aldo/keto reductase: MKKSFSILMAFISILYPDKWSRGKWILKEEESKKIIKKALDLGINFFDTADVYFLGESECILGKAIKEYADREEVVIATKVFFQ, encoded by the coding sequence ATGAAAAAATCATTTTCAATTTTAATGGCTTTCATTTCGATTTTGTATCCAGATAAATGGTCTAGAGGAAAATGGATCTTAAAAGAGGAAGAAAGTAAGAAAATTATTAAAAAAGCATTAGATTTGGGAATTAATTTTTTTGATACTGCGGATGTATATTTTTTAGGTGAAAGTGAATGTATTTTAGGAAAAGCGATAAAAGAGTATGCAGATCGAGAAGAAGTTGTGATTGCTACAAAAGTTTTTTTCCAGTAG